The nucleotide sequence GGTGACGGCGACGTTGCGCATGTTGTCGCCGAAGCGGACGAACTTCGCGCCCTGCCAGTCGTGCCAGGCGCGGGCGGCGCGCTGCCAGGCGCCGATGCGCTCAAGCACCTCGGCGTCGGTCCAGTGGCCGACGACGACCTTGCGGGCGAGGCGCATGCGCGTGTGGATGAACCCGGCCTCGCGGTCGCCGTGGGCGGCCTGGTTGAGGTTCATGAAGTCCATGTCGATCGTGCCCCAGGGCAGGTCGCGGTTGAACTGGGTGTGCAGGTGCAGGAAGGGTTTCTTCAGCACGCTGAGGCCACGGATCCACATCTTCGACGGGGAGAACGTGTGCATCCACAGGACGAGGCCGGCACAGTTGGCGTCGTTGTTGGCGGCGAGCATCACGTTGGTGATCTCGTCGGGCGTGGTGAGCAGGGCCTTGAAGACGGTCTTGAGCGGGAGCTGCTGCGAGGCGGCGAGGCCGGCGGCGACCTTTTGGGCGTTGGCGGCGACCTGCTGGAGAGGGCCGGGGCCGTAGAGGTGCTGGGAGCCGCAGACGAACCAGATTTCAGGGGAGGCGAGGAGTTTCATGAGAAGGGAAAGTAGCTAGTAGCGGGTAGTGGGTAGCGAGTAGGGGAATCGTTATCGTTCTCTTCATCGTTATCCTAATCTCGGCCGAGGAGAGAACGATTACGAGAACGAGAATGATCAGGACCGGACGGATTCCTTGATCGTGAGGAGTTCCTTCATGACGCCGCCGAGATCGGCGGCTTTGGTGCGACCACCGAGGCTGTCGTGGAGCTGGCGGTAGAGAACGTAGAGCCGGTCGTAGGTCTTCTGGGCGGGGGGCTTGGGCCGGTAGGCGACCTTTTTTAGGGAGGTCATCTTCCGTTGGGCGGTGGGGAAGTCCGGGTGGGCGCCGGCCAACACGGCGGCGCTGACGGCCGAGCCGAGGGCGCAGGCTTGGGAGGAACCGGCGACCAGCATGGTGCAGCCGGTGATGTCGGCGTAGATCTGCATGAGCAGCGGGTTCTTCTCGGCAATGCCGCCGGCGCAGACGACGCGGTCGAGGGGGACGCCGTATTCCTTGATCCGCTCGATGATGGCGCGGGCGCCGAAGGCCGTGGCCTCGATGAGCGCGCGGTAGATCTCGGCCTGGGTGGTGTAGAGCGTCTGGCCGACGAGCAGGCCGGTGAGGCGCTGGTCGACGAGGATGGTACGATTGCCGTTGTTCCAGTCGAGGGCGAGCAGGCCACTCTGGCCGGGCTTCAGCTTCGCGGCGTCGGCGGTCAGCGTGGCGTGGAGCTTGGCGTCACCCAGGACGCCCTCGACGAACCACTTGAAGATGTCGCCCACGGCGCTCTGGCCGGCCTCGATGCCATAGAAGCCGGGGAGGATGGCGCCTTTGACGATGCCGCAGATGCCGGGGATGTCGGGCACGGTCCGGGCGGCGGAGACCACGCCGCAATCGCAGGTGGAGGTGCCGATGACCTTGACCAGCGTGCCCTCGGCCACGCCGCAGCCGATGGCGCCGTAGTGGACATCGAACTCGCCGATGGCGATTGGGATGCCGGCGCGCAGGCCGAGTTTCCTGGCCCATTCGGGGGAAAGATTGCCGGCGGATTCGCTGGCGTCGTGGGCCTTCTCGTACAGGCGGTCGCGGAGGTCGGCCAGGCGCGGGTCGAGGAGGGCGAGGAACTCCTTGTCGGGCAGGCCGCCCCAGTCTTCGGCGTAGAGGGCCTTGTGGCCGGCGGCGCAGACGCCGCGTTTCACGGCCCGCGGGTCGGTGACGCCGGCGAGCACGGACGGGACCCAGTCGCAGAGTTCGACCCACGAGTAGGCGGCGGAGAAGACCTTCGGGTCCACCGCGAGGCAGTGCCAGAGCTTGGCCCAGAACCACTCGGAGGAATAGGTGTTGCCGCACTTGGCGATGAAATGGGGACGGTGTTGCGCGGCGAGGGCGGTAATCTTCGCAGCCTCGCGCCAGCCGGTGTGGTCCTTCCAGAGCCAGCACTGGGCGTTGAGGTTCTTCGCCCATTTCTTGTCGGTGGCGAGGGCGCGGTTCTGTGCGTCGACGGGGATCGGGCTGGAGCCGGTGGTGTCCACGCCGAGACCGATCACCTTCGAGGCATCGAAGCCCTTCTGCTTCCGGGCTTGGGCGAGGGCGCCCTTCACGGATTTCTCGAGACCGAAGAGGTAGTCGGCGGGCGACTGGCGGGCGACGTTGTGGTCGCGCGGGTCGAGCAACACGCCCTGGGTGCCGCTGGGGTAGTTGACCACGCTGGTGCCGAATTCCTTGCCGTCCTTGCAGCGCACCACGAGGGCGCGGACGGAGTTGGTGCCGTAATCAATGCCGAGGGTGAACATGGGGTAAGAAGGGTGAGGTGTAGGGGCGGATGGGAGACCGGTCAACAGGAGGGTAGGCATGACCGTAATGTGGGGGGGACGGGGGGACGGCGGCGCGCGCCGAACAGCCTGTCCAGAGGCCAGGCGCCACCTGCCTGCATGACTTACTTGACGGTTACATGATTTGGGGGAAACAGTGCAGGCCTGTCATTCCCATGGCCCGTCCCACCCTGAACGACATCGCCCGCCAGGTCGGTTTCTCGAAGAACACCGTCTCGCTGGCGTTGCGGGGCGACCGGCAGATCCCGGAGGAGACGCGCGAGCGCATCCGGAAAGCGGCGGCGAAGCTGGGTTACCAGCCCAACGCGGTCGTCTCCCACCTGATGGCACAGCTGCGGGCCAGCCGGACGACGCGGCTGCAGGCGAAGCTCGCGCTGGTTAACGCCAACCGCGACCCGCAGGCGTTCCGGGCGCACCCGACCATCCCGACCTATGTGGAGGGCTGCGAGAGCCGGGCCGAGAAACTGGGCTACGGCTTCGACCGGTTCTGGCTGCACGACCCCACGCTCAACGCCCAGCGCTGGCTGCGCATCCTCCACACGCGGGGCATCAAGGGGCTCGTGCTGGTCGGCCTGATGGACACGACGCACCTGCCCGACGAACTCGCCCCGGTCTGGGCGCAGTTGCCGACCGTGGTGACCGGCGTGCGCACGCGCGACCCGGCGCTGTCCTTTTGTTGCGTGGATCACCACCACCTGGCGCTGACCGCCTTCGAGCGGGCGCTGGCGCTCGGTTACAAGCGGCCCGGCCTGGTGCTCGACGATGTGATCGACGCGCTGGTGGAGCGGCGGTTTTCCGCCGGCTACCTGACCGGCCAGCGGACGCTGTTGCCGCGGGCGCAGCATGTGCCGGTGTTCAGCGAGGAGACCGGCGCGCAGGCCGAGCCGAAGGGGTTCCGGGCGTGGTTGGACAAACACCAGCCGGACGTGATCTTCACGCTCTACAACAATGTCATCGCCTGGCTGAAGGAAGCCGGACGGCGGGTACCGGAGGACATCGGCGTGATCCAGCTGGAGTGGCGTTCCACCCGTCCGGAGATCGCGGGGATGAACCAGCACAATCTCGTCACGGGCGAGGCCGCGGTGGACATGGTGGTGAGCCAGATCCACAACAACGAGACCGGCGTGCAGGAGTTCCCGCGCGCGACGCTGATCGGCGCGACGTGGGTGGACGGGCAGAGCGTGCGCCCGCAGGCCGCACCGGCCGCGCGGCCGGCCCGGGTCCGGGCGGGCCGCTGAGCGGAACTCCAATCCTGCCGGGCGGGATCATAACTATCGGCAGGGTCCATAACTCTGACAAATGGGCTTGATCTCATTTGCTACTTATATTTATTAAGTATTAGTTTCCACCCCAACCCCAAGCGTATGACCCCACGTATTCCCGTCGTATTCACGCGGGCCCGGGCAGCAGGTTGCTGCTGCCTGGCCCTTTTTGCCCTCTCGGCCCAGGCCCAGACCACCCCCACCACCCCCACCGCCGCGCCGGCGCCAGTCGGGGAGACCGTCGTGCTCCCCACCTTCTCGGTGTCGACGAACAAGGACAGCGGCTACCGGGCCGCCAACTCCGTGTCGGCCACCCGGGTGGACACCGCGATCAAGGACCTGCCGTTCGCGATCAGCGCCTTCACCGAGCAGTTCATCACCGACGTCGGGGCGCGCGACCTCTTCGATGTGGTGCAGTACGCACCCAGCGTGACCAGTGCGGGCAAGGAGTTCAACTCCGGCAACTCGGTCTATGCGATCCGCGGCTTTGACCAGGCGCCGCAGCACAACGGTTTTGTGGGCGAGGGTTACGTGGACACCGCGACGATCGAGCGCGTCGAGGTGGTGAAGGGGCCGTCGTCGCTCCTCTACGGCCAGGTCGCCCCCGGCGGCACGGTCAACTACATCACCAAACGCGCGCACGCCAAGGCCCGCACGTCGATCAACGCCCAGTTCGGCACCCACAACTTCTGGCGCACAGGCCTGGACGTGAACCAGCCGTTGGTGGGCGACAAGCTGCTGTTCCGTTTCAACGGCGTGTATGAGAACGGCCTCGAGTTTCTCAACCCCGGCGCGCAGAAGACCCGCGTGCTGGCGCCGACCCTCACCTGGAACATCAGCGACCGGGTCGCGCTGACCGTCGACTACCAGTGGTTCCGCCGCCGGGAGAACCCGCCGCAGGCGCAGCTCAAGCCCAACGTCGAGATCGTCGGTCTCCCGCCGGCCAGCGGCATCCTCAGTGCGAGCGGGCTGCTGATCAATCCGCTCAACAACATCGATCCCGGCTTCCTGACCTACTATCCGCTCCCGCGTGATTTCAACTACGTCTCCCGAAGCGACTATCGCGACTCGGATTACGAGTCGGTCAACGCCGAGCTCACGGCCCGTCTGAACGACCACTGGACGGCGCGGGCCAACTTCAATTGGAACACGCGCCGGGTGGCCCACAAGCTGACGGGCCTCGGCGCCGTCAGCATCACCGTGCCGACCAGCTACTACCCGACCGGCGCCACCCTGCCGATCTCCGCGGCCAACTACCGGCTCGCCGCCATCGCCTACGCCGAGGACCTGCTCACGAACATTGATCTCGCGCTCCTCGCGCCCCAAGCCCAGCTGGGCCGCCGCAAGCGCCTCCAGGAGGACTGGGGCTTCGGCCGCACGTCCCAACTCGAGTTCGCCGGCAGCTATGTCACCCATGGCGTGAAGCTGAAGCCGCTCGTCGGCTTCTTCTACAACGAGTCCGTCAGCCGGGGCCTGCTGCGCTCCAGCCCGACCGCCAGCTTCTTCCCGGTCTGGGACATGAAGAACCCGGCCACGTGGAACTACGACACCGACTTCGACCCGGGCGCACAGCCCATCACCACGAACTCCCGTTCTCCCGGCCGCAACTCGGCCGCCTACGCCATCATGAACGCGAGCTTCCTTGAGGACCGCCTCAACGTCGTGGCGGGCGCCCGGTACAACAAGTCCTCGGGGGCGACCGACAATCTCCTGAACCCCGCCGCCAGCGTGGCCAAGGTCTCGGCCAAAAAGATCACGCCCCAGGCTGGCATGGGTTGGAAGATCACCCGCGACATGATGATCTATGCCTCGTACAGCCAGTCCTACGTCAACAATGCGGCCGCCCTCCAGCGGGCCAACGTGCCGATCGGGCCCGCCAAGCCCACCACGGCTGAGGGCTACGAACTCGGCCTGAAGACCGATTTCCTCGGCGGGCGCGTGTCGTCCACCGTCGCGATCTTCCAGATCGACCAGAAGGACCGCATCCTGCGCTTCAACTCCTTCAACTCCTCGGGCGTGACGGTCACGAACAGCCTTCAAGACACCATCGATCGCAGCAAGGGCATCGAGGCCGAGCTGACCTGGTCGCCGGTCGACAACTGGCAGGTCTATCTCAGCGGGGCCATGAACGACATCCGCGTCATCCAGGTTCCCCCGGGCATGGAGGCCTTCATCGGCAGCCACCCCGAGGCGACGGTCAAGGCGCTCTTCAACCTGTGGACGCGCTACAGCTTCACGCAGGACGCGGTGAAGGGCCTGTGGGTGGGCGGTGGCTTCAATCACACCGGCCGGAAGGCGCAACGCACCAACAACCCGCGGCTCTTTCTGCCCGCCGACACGCTCTGGAACTCGGCCATCGGCTACGACTGGAAGCGGGGGGACCGCGACATGAGCGTGGTCGTGAACTGGCAGAACATGGAGGACATCGAATACTATCCGGCCAACCAGCAACGCGGCCTGCCCGGTCGCGCCACGGTCTCCTTCACCACCCGCTTCTAAGCGGGTCATCGTCCCAGGGGCGCCGGCCAGGCCGGCGCCCTTTTTTATGCCGGTGCCCGACGGTTGGATTTGGCCTCGTCAGGTCCCGGACCTTTTCCGCACCATGACGCGTTGAGCTACACCCGCATTATTTCCACCCTGGGCTGTCCCGACCTCGCGCTGACCGGGGTGGGGGCGCTGGTCCGCGGCCATGGCCTTGACGGCTGCGAGTTACGCGCCCTCGGCGGCTCGCTGGACCTGCACGCCCATTTCACGGCGGAGTACGGCTCACCGGCGGGGCTGGCGGCCCGGCGGCCCGCGGAACCGGTCACGGCTTTCTGCACCTCGCTCAAGGCGGTCGGTGCGACCGCGGTGGAGCGGGAGCAGTTTCTCCAACTCATCCCGTGGGCGGAGGCGCTCGGGGTGTGCGGGCTGCGGGTGTTCGACGGCGGCACCACGGGCGACGCGGCGGAACTGGCGGCCATGGCGGACACCGTGCGGTGGTGGCGCGAGCTCCGCGCCCAGCACGGTTGGAAAACGGACATCATGATCGAGACGCACGACACGCTGCTCACGGGCGCGGCGGTACGGCGGTTGCTCGCGGTGGCGCCGGGCACGGCGATCCGCTGGGATTCGCACCACACGTGGAAGAAGGGCGGCGAGGATCCGTGCGTGACCTGGGCCGCGATCAAGGACGCGGTGGCGGCGATCGATGTTAAGGACAGCATCAGCCGGCCTTCCGCTAAACACGCCTGGACCTATGTGTTGCCGGGCGCGGGAGAATTTCCGATGGCGCCGTTGCGGAAAGTACTGGCGGCCGAGTTTGCCGGGCCGGTGAGCCTGGAGTGGGAAAAGCTCTGGCACGCGTATCTGCCCACGCTCGACGAGGCGCTTGTCGCGGCGGAGAAGAGCCGGTGGTGGTGAGGAATTGTTTGTAGGGCGGGATCTCCTAATCCCGCGGCGAACGCGTCTTGGCGGGGTTGCTTCGCCATCTCCGCCAAGCCTCCGTCGGAGACCCCGCCCTACAGCTAAGGCAATCCCGGCTGCACCGGCAGAATCTTCAGCCGTTCGAGGAAGGCATTGGATTTCGCGGCGATGATCGCGCGTTCCTCCTGGGTGCCGAGGTTGTGGGCGCCGCCGGGGAGGGTGACGAATTCGCAGGCGTTGCCGGTGGCACGCAGTTTTTCGTCCAGGGCCACGGCATACTGGTAGGGTACGACGGTGTCGGCGTCGCCGTGAAACATCAGCACCGGCGGCATGCGGGCGTCGAGTTGGTGCTGAGGGGAAAGGGCGAGGCCGTGGCCGGCGAAGCGGTCGGAGCGCTGGCCGCCGGATTCGGAGGTGTCGGCGGCGGCGCTGAGCAGGATCAAGGCGGCGGGTGGGTGGAGCGGGGCCGTGGCCGGGTCACTGCCCCAGGGCGTGGCGGTGATGGCGGTCCAGAGCGCGAGATGACCGCCGGCGGAGGAGCCGCTGACGACCACGCGCTGCGGGTCGATCCCGAGCTCGGTGGCGTGGGTCTGGACCCAGTGCAGGGCGGCACGGGCGTCGGCGACGCATTGGGTGGCATCGGTGCCGTGGCGGTTTTTCACGCGGTAATCCACGGCGATGCCGACGAGGCCGAGCTTGGCGGCGTTGCGGCCGTAGCCGGCGGATTGGAGCGGGGTGCCGTTCAGGAAGCCGCCGCCGAAGAAATGGATCCAGGCCGGGCGCCGGTCCGCGGCCGACCAGCCGGCGGGTTTGAACACGTGGAGCCGCATGGGCTCCGGCGGCAACTCCTGATAGATGAAGGTTTCGGCGCCGGGGAGGGTGAGAGGGGTTTCCACGGATTTGAGCGGCGCTAGCGCGCGGGTGGACGCCTGACTTTCGGCTGAGCTCAAGGCCGGCGGCAGGCAGGCACTGACCAGCAGAGTGGCGAGGAGGCGGATCAGCATGGCGGATTACCTCGGGTTGGCGGCGGCCTCGGCGAGCAGGTGATCAAGAAAGCCCGGTGCCAGTTTTTCGTTCTGCCGGTGAGGCCAGGTCTCGGGCGCCGTGTTGTAGGGGCGGAGGAATTCGACGGCGCGGCGCAGGCTCGCGCCGTTGGGCGCGGTGTAGGCCCAGAAGTCGGTCCCGAGCCCGGCGGCATGCCGGGCGGCGACGGCGAGGGCCTCCAGGTTGAAGACGCTGTAGCCCAGGCCGTCCGCGCGACGGATTTCCTCCGGCTGGCTGCCGTCGGGCTGGATCTGGTGGACGATGAGCGCCCGGGCTTCCTCCATCAGCGCGCGGGCCAACGTGTCCTGACCGGTGTAGCGGGCCAGGGGGATGGCCTGGGCGAAATACCACGAGCCATGGTTGTTCTTCGCCGCCCGCTCCTCGAGCGCGACCGGGGCGGTGGTGAACCAGTGCAGGAAAGCCGTGAACCACGTGCGGATGACGGTTTTCTCGTCGTGGGCGAGGGCCGGGGAATCGTCGAGCAGGCGGAGCGCGTCGACGACCTGCGCGAAGCCGCGGGAGTCAAGCAAGCCGGTGGGGTTGCCGCGGTTCCGGTCATGGCCGAGACGGACCTGGGCGTAGTCCAGGTGCGGGTTCATGCGCGTGGCCGGCGTGACGAACCACGCGCGCAGCCACGCGCCGGCGCGGCGCGCGGCGGTTTCATCCCGGTGCACGTGCCAGGCCGCGGCGAGTTGCTCGACCGTGTCACAGAATTCCCCGATGCGCTGCCGGTCACCGCGGGCGACCTGTTCGCGGTTGTGTCGGCCGTCATGCCGGACAAAGGGCAGACCGTCGGGCTTGGCCGGGTCCGGCCACCAGTAGCGCGCGTAGCTCACGTAGTCGTGCGGATCACCGCTCGGCGGCAGGACGGTTTTGTCGGTGACGGTCGTGATGGGGACGGTGAGGGCGGCTGGCGCGTGCTTGGCGAGGGTGGCCAGTTCGGCAGGGGTGTGCTGCCAGGAGTCGAGGGCGAAAGAGGGGACGGACCAGAGGACGCAGGCGAAAGCCAGCAGGGCTCCTCGTGGGCCCGCGAGCTTGCTCGCGCCAAGCCCGCGCCCGCGAGCGGGCTGCGAACAGCTTTTAGCGGAGCTGGATCGAGTCATCAGTGAGGGTGAGGAGGATTTCGGTGCCGCCGTGGGTGATGGCGAGGGATCCATCGGGCGTGAGCGTCGCATCCACGAAAGCCAGACGCAGAGGCGCTCCCTCCGGGCTGACTGAGCGATAAGGGAAGAGCACGGCGTAGACGGTGTAGGTTTGGGCGGGCGCGGTGCTTTCGAGGGTGAGGTGCGTCTGGTTGTGCCATTTGCCGGTGAGGTAGGAACCGCTGATCTCGCCCGAGGCATACTTGGGATCGACTGGGACGGGGAACCGGTCGGTGACCGTGGCCTGCCAGGCGACGCCGGGGGAGACGAGCTTCACCTGCAGGGCCGTCTGACCGCCGCTGCCCTCGAGGTGGAGGCGGTTGTCCCCCAGCCACTCGATGCCCTTTTCGCCGTGCAGCAGCCACGACAGCTTGCCCGGCGTGGCGAGTTCGACGCGGTCGCGGAGAACGAGGTAGCGTTGGTCGATGAAGACGAGGTCGCGGGTGACACGCTGCACGCGACCCTTCGGCTGAAGCGTTTGGTAGGCGGCGGTGGCGTCGCCGGTGGTGAGCACGTAACGATCGCCGGTCTCGAAGCGGGTGATGCGGCCGGTGGCGTCCTTACTCTGGGCCTTTTGGCCGAGGCCGTCGATGAGCAGCGTGTTTTTGGAAATCGTCTGGCGGGTCCAGTCGCGGTGGTGCGGGGAATTGTGGAATTCGCGATAGGCGGAATTGATTGCGAGGCCTTCGCCGTACGCGTTCAGGATGAAGCTATTTTGATCCGCGTGGCTGTGGCTGAAGGAGCCGTAGGGCGAGGATTTGAAGGTGACGTGGATGTCATTCGCCGGATCGCCGAGTGCGCTATGGAGCGAGACCCAGCCGACGTCGGCGAAGTGGCGTTGCGGCGGGAGCCCCGCGACAGGCTCGGGGCCTTGAGCTTGTCGAGACGGTTCGTTGAGCGGACGGGCGGCGGGCAGAGGGTAGGCGGAGGCGATGAAGTTGCGGACAAGAAACTCAGCGGCGGTGGGGTAGGTGCGGCTGAGATCGTCGAGGCCCTTGTCGATGGGGCGGGGGCGGCGGTCGGTGCAGAGCTCGGCGTAGGTGCGCAGGAATCCGTTCTGCTGCACGCGCGCGAGGTGTTCCATGTAGTCGGCGATGACGGGCTCGAGGTTGAAACGGCCGGCGTTGGAGGTGTCGCCGAAGGTCGTGTGGAGGTAGGGCTGGACATGGTAGACCGCGAAGAGCGGGGAGTTCCGCCAGAACGGCGACGCGTAGGCGGCGGGATCGCCGAGGGCGAGGAGGGCGTCCTGGAAAGCCGCGTGCTCGAAGGTGCCGCGCCAGTAGGCGGTGCCCTCGCCCCAGCCGCCGTCGTCGCCGCCCCAGGGACTGAACTGGTCGCGGTAGAATTGGTAGGCGTAGGTCCACCAGTCGCGCGCCTCGGGTAAGTCGTCCCACAGCGCGAGGGCGGTGAGGCCGGTCATCGGCATGAAGCGCACGGGATGCGAGGAGAGGTCGGCCGCGATGGAGTTGCGGGTGATCTGCGAGATGTTGCCCTCGTGTTCGATCCACTCGACAGAGCGGCGGCCGCGCTCGCGGAAGTGGGCGAGGATGGCGGACTTCTCGGCGGGGGTCAGCTGGTCGCGGAGCTGGTCGTAGACCAGGGGCAATTTGCGCCACAAACGGAAGTGGGCCTCATCGTTGTAGTAGATGTCGGTGGCGCCGACGACGGCGCCGGATTTCCAGTCGGGGGCGAAGTGCCAGGCGGCCGCGCCGAGGAGGAAATCGCGGGCCTTGGTGAGGTACTTTTCCTCGCCGGTGACGATCCAGCAGAGGCTGGCGGCCTCGGCGACGGCGGAGATCACGCCACAGGTGTCCTGGACCGCGCGCCACTGGTCGGCCATGGCGGAGGTGCGTTTCGAGGGGGCCGGGTCGCCGTAGGTGACGGGTTCGGCGGGAAAGGGGAGGGCGAGGTACTTGGCGTCGAGGTCGGCCTTGAGCTTGGCGAAGGCCTTCGCGCCCTCGCCGGTGGTGCAGTAGGCGCGGAAGGCGTCGTGCCGGCCGGCGAGTACGTTGGTGCGCGGGGCAGCGGCGGGGACGATCGAGGCCGGCTCGGTTGCGGCTTGGGCCCATGGGCCCCATAAGGCGGATAGGCCCCATAGAAGAAACGCCGTGCGGCGAAGTGAGCGCATATCAGGAAAGGGCGGGCAACGACCAGTGACGCAGATCCCAGTCGCCGAGTTTGGGGTGGTGGAGTTTCCAAGTGCCGGCGGGCGCGGCGAGAATTTGCCAGGGGGCGGAGGCCGCGCGGTCGGAACCACTCCAGGACAGGGCGGCGAGGAGGCCTGGGCCGTCGTGGCGGTGGGTCGTGGCGATGGGCGTGACGTGATAGGGGGCGGCGACGTGGCGGCGCTCGGTGGTGTCGTCGAGGCGTGTGTCCCAGTCCGTGGCGGTGAAACCCAGGAGGGGCTGGAGGGCGGTGCCGCGGTGGTCGGGGGAAAACGCGGTGAGGGCAGCGCGTTCCACCGGCGGAGCCGTCAGCGGCAGGGCGAAGCCCCCGAGGCTGAGGACGACCGGTTGGCGGGCCTCGTAGCGGTGGACGTGCAGCAGCCAGCCGGCGCGCCAGAAGACGAAGGTTTCGACGGAGGTGTTCACCTGGCCGGTCTTGGCGCCGAGGTTCCAGCTGTAGCCGAGGTGGTCGTCGGCGAGCTCGACGGCGACGGTCGAGTGACGGCCGAAGACGCGGCCGTCGTCGACCCGGGCCGTGAGCGCGCTGTCGGGAGAGACGGCCGAGATTTCGGGAAAGGCGTAGCAGAAGTGGACCCCGGTGCGGTAGCTGAGCTTGCTCCACTTCCACGCGCCATAGCGGAGCTGGGTGTTGCCGACCATGGAGCCGGCGTTGAGGATCTCGACCTCACCGTCGGGGAGGCTGCGGGTGACCAGGCCCGGCGCGGGCATGACCCGGACGAAGCCACGCTCGGCGGGCAGGGGTTGTTCGGGGTCGTGCCAGAAGGCGTGATCCGGCGGCAAGAGCAGCGGGGTGAAGCCCTTGGCGGCCCAGTAGGGTGAAGCGGGGGCAGAATACGGCTCGATGATCCGCGGGAAGACGTCAGTGAACCCGGGGGCCAGCGCGCCCTGCGCGGTGTAGATCGGGCGGGAGAGAAAGAAGTCGAGGTTGCGCGTGCAGAGGCGGCGCAGCAGGCCGGGGGCGAGGTCGGTGCAGGCTTCGGCGAGGGCCAGGCCGAAGACGTTCAGACAGTTGAAACGGTAGGTGATGGAGCGGCCGAACGCCGGGTGTTCCCCGCTGGCGGCAAAGAAGTGCTGGTAGTCGGCAACGAACAGGCGCGCCCAGTCGCGCCAGCGGGTGGCCCGGGCCGGGTCCGCGGGACCATGCAGATGGGTCCACATGAGGCCGTAGAAGTGGAAGGCGTAGGCGTTGTAGTGGTCGTAGGCCTGGTTGATGCCGTCCTCGAACCAGCCGCCGCCGCGGTGCATGGTCTCGAGCTGGTTGAGGTGGGCGGTGATGACGGCGCGGTCGGTGCGATGCGCGGCCCCCTGGGTTCCGAGGAACTCCAGGATGTGGACCGACATGAAAAGGTGGTTGTTATTGACGATGCCGCCGCCGCGGCAGGTGGCGAACCAGCGGAGCACCTGCGCCTGGTCGGTGGGAGCGAGCGGAGCCCAGAGGTCGCGCGGGGCTAGCTGCAGCGCGATGGCGAGCAGGCCCATCTCGACGTGGTGCTGGTGGTAGGAGGCGTCGGGCCCCCAGTATTGCGGGTGGGCGGGGTCAGTGCCGGCGACCAGGCCGGCGCGAAACCAGCGGGCGAGCTGCGCGCGGAGCGCGGCATCCTCCGGGTGCGGCGCCGACTGCAGCCAGAATGCGGCCAGCGTCAGCGGGCGGGCGAAGCTCTCGAGCCGGTCGGCCTGGGCGTCGTGGTCGGAGGGTGCGCCGGCCAGCGGCAGGTCGGCCCGGCCCGGCTGCATGAGGCCGGCCAGCGGTTCGAGCAGGCGGCGGGCGGCGTCCT is from Lacunisphaera limnophila and encodes:
- a CDS encoding alginate lyase family protein — translated: MTRSSSAKSCSQPARGRGLGASKLAGPRGALLAFACVLWSVPSFALDSWQHTPAELATLAKHAPAALTVPITTVTDKTVLPPSGDPHDYVSYARYWWPDPAKPDGLPFVRHDGRHNREQVARGDRQRIGEFCDTVEQLAAAWHVHRDETAARRAGAWLRAWFVTPATRMNPHLDYAQVRLGHDRNRGNPTGLLDSRGFAQVVDALRLLDDSPALAHDEKTVIRTWFTAFLHWFTTAPVALEERAAKNNHGSWYFAQAIPLARYTGQDTLARALMEEARALIVHQIQPDGSQPEEIRRADGLGYSVFNLEALAVAARHAAGLGTDFWAYTAPNGASLRRAVEFLRPYNTAPETWPHRQNEKLAPGFLDHLLAEAAANPR
- a CDS encoding heparinase II/III domain-containing protein; translated protein: MRSLRRTAFLLWGLSALWGPWAQAATEPASIVPAAAPRTNVLAGRHDAFRAYCTTGEGAKAFAKLKADLDAKYLALPFPAEPVTYGDPAPSKRTSAMADQWRAVQDTCGVISAVAEAASLCWIVTGEEKYLTKARDFLLGAAAWHFAPDWKSGAVVGATDIYYNDEAHFRLWRKLPLVYDQLRDQLTPAEKSAILAHFRERGRRSVEWIEHEGNISQITRNSIAADLSSHPVRFMPMTGLTALALWDDLPEARDWWTYAYQFYRDQFSPWGGDDGGWGEGTAYWRGTFEHAAFQDALLALGDPAAYASPFWRNSPLFAVYHVQPYLHTTFGDTSNAGRFNLEPVIADYMEHLARVQQNGFLRTYAELCTDRRPRPIDKGLDDLSRTYPTAAEFLVRNFIASAYPLPAARPLNEPSRQAQGPEPVAGLPPQRHFADVGWVSLHSALGDPANDIHVTFKSSPYGSFSHSHADQNSFILNAYGEGLAINSAYREFHNSPHHRDWTRQTISKNTLLIDGLGQKAQSKDATGRITRFETGDRYVLTTGDATAAYQTLQPKGRVQRVTRDLVFIDQRYLVLRDRVELATPGKLSWLLHGEKGIEWLGDNRLHLEGSGGQTALQVKLVSPGVAWQATVTDRFPVPVDPKYASGEISGSYLTGKWHNQTHLTLESTAPAQTYTVYAVLFPYRSVSPEGAPLRLAFVDATLTPDGSLAITHGGTEILLTLTDDSIQLR
- a CDS encoding DUF2264 domain-containing protein codes for the protein MSDLPPAYRHWQDAARRLLEPLAGLMQPGRADLPLAGAPSDHDAQADRLESFARPLTLAAFWLQSAPHPEDAALRAQLARWFRAGLVAGTDPAHPQYWGPDASYHQHHVEMGLLAIALQLAPRDLWAPLAPTDQAQVLRWFATCRGGGIVNNNHLFMSVHILEFLGTQGAAHRTDRAVITAHLNQLETMHRGGGWFEDGINQAYDHYNAYAFHFYGLMWTHLHGPADPARATRWRDWARLFVADYQHFFAASGEHPAFGRSITYRFNCLNVFGLALAEACTDLAPGLLRRLCTRNLDFFLSRPIYTAQGALAPGFTDVFPRIIEPYSAPASPYWAAKGFTPLLLPPDHAFWHDPEQPLPAERGFVRVMPAPGLVTRSLPDGEVEILNAGSMVGNTQLRYGAWKWSKLSYRTGVHFCYAFPEISAVSPDSALTARVDDGRVFGRHSTVAVELADDHLGYSWNLGAKTGQVNTSVETFVFWRAGWLLHVHRYEARQPVVLSLGGFALPLTAPPVERAALTAFSPDHRGTALQPLLGFTATDWDTRLDDTTERRHVAAPYHVTPIATTHRHDGPGLLAALSWSGSDRAASAPWQILAAPAGTWKLHHPKLGDWDLRHWSLPALS